A region from the Hippoglossus hippoglossus isolate fHipHip1 chromosome 16, fHipHip1.pri, whole genome shotgun sequence genome encodes:
- the LOC117776439 gene encoding G-protein coupled receptor family C group 6 member A-like, whose product MAWVVLVINFHITVFLIIMDTGHATENYTRRMEATAAGDIVIAGIFPIHEDVHKKNNSFIPQPQPCIRFDERSLILALAMINAIEVMNKSPLLKAVNVTLGYLIVDSCADPSTALRLTGDFMQRDNCYTESKTSACGQPVMAVIGGSNSEISITIARQLTLQMIPQISYSSTAVILSDKSRFPLFLRTVPNDKHQTAAMVSLLHTYGWNWVGIVTTDGDYGRSALEHFVSQASEKGICVAFKSILPQSVTSHDVCSDIGDAATTILNNPKVQVIVSFAKSTHMRYLFQELKNKTLRAGQNLESMRRVWVASDSWSSRSSEKVNATLRDIGYVVGFTFKSGDASSIKDYLSRLEAAGHEFTRNNPFMKEFYWQLNASKGFEDTKLISEAVKNLRKHTHDPIILSVEMAVSAITQTVASVCRSRDCKTPGTMQPWELLKPLLSQEFKLRGKTYKFDDSGDINLGYDLKMWYSDGGNNHITEVVAEYNLNTNNFTYTNVSTHHFQDLKDIISKCSNSCVPGEFKKTAEGQHTCCYECINCTANYYSNKTDMDQCLSCDISREWSAEGSSSCTPKVVLFFSWQDRFAVVLLTFSALGILLAVMVSALFLHQRDTPVVKAAGGPLSQVILFSLVIGYISAVLFVGRPNSFQCKARQVLFGISFTLCVSCILVKTLQILLAFQFNPALQEVLRRLFKPYVMASLCVALQVITCICWLVLKSPFHQIVMQPTTLLEECHEGSYLAFGVMLGYIAFLAFVCLICAFKGRKLPQFYNEAKFITFSMLLYLISWMLFVPVYVTTSGVYLSAVEMVVILMSNYGILSCHFLPKCYVIIFRKEQNTTSAFRNNVYEYSSKTSESISVSGSSVSEKQSIGRDFICALPLSLPAAGYLEYGVVTNGISCTSLHRGPATQHFLRRSSI is encoded by the exons ATGGCCTGGGTTGTTCTTGTAATCAACTTTCATATCACAGTTTTCCTTATTATTATGGATACAGGACATGCCACTGAAAATTATACCAGGAGGATggaagctacagctgcaggAGATATTGTCATCGCAGGAATCTTTCCCATTCATGAGGatgtacacaaaaaaaacaactctttcATACCACAACCACAGCCATGTATCAG GTTTGATGAAAGAAGCCTGATTTTGGCTCTGGCTATGATCAATGCGATCGAGGTCATGAATAAGTCCCCACTGCTCAAGGCTGTGAACGTCACTCTGGGTTACCTAATCGTGGACTCTTGCGCTGATCCCAGCACAGCTCTGAGGCTCACAGGAGACTTCATGCAGCGGGACAACTGCTACACAGAGAGCAAAACCTCTGCCTGTGGACAGCCAGTCATGGCTGTTATAGGTGGCTCTAACTCTGAAATATCCATTACCATCGCCAGGCAACTGACACTCCAGATGATTCCTCAA atcAGCTATTCATCAACTGCTGTCATTCTGAGTGATAAGAGCCGCTTCCCTTTGTTTTTGAGGACTGTTCCTAATGATAAACATCAGACAGCTGCCATGGTCAGTCTGCTCCACACCTACGGCTGGAACTGGGTCGGAATAGTTACCACAGATGGAGATTATGGCCGATCAGCTCTGGAACACTTTGTGTCCCAGGCCTCTGAAAAGGGGATCTGTGTGGCTTTCAAATCGATTCTACCTCAGTCTGTGACCAGTCATGATGTCTGCTCTGATATCGGGGACGCTGCCACAACCATCCTCAACAATCCCAAGGTGCAGGTCATTGTATCATTTGCCAAGTCAACTCACATGAGGTATCTTTTCCAGGAGCTGAAGAATAAGACACTGAGAGCAGGACAGAACTTGGAGTCAATGAGAAGAGTTTGGGTGGCCAGTGACAGCTGGTCCTCCAGAAGCTCTGAAAAAGTAAACGCGACTCTGAGGGACATAGGATACGTTGTGGGCTTCACCTTCAAGAGTGGAGATGCGTCATCAATTAAGGACTACCTGAGCAGGCTGGAGGCAGCTGGACATGAATTTACAAGGAATAACCCCTTCATGAAGGAGTTCTATTGGCAGCTAAATGCCAGTAAAGGTTTTGAGGACACTAAGCTTATTTCAGAAGCTGTGAAAAATCTCAGAAAACACACTCATGACCCCATTATCCTTAGTGTTGAGATGGCTGTCAGCGCCATTACTCAGACTgtggcttctgtctgcaggagcagAGACTGCAAAACACCAGGCACAATGCAACCCTGGGAG CTGCTGAAACCTCTGTTATCGCAAGAGTTTAAACTTAGAGGAAAAACCTATAAGTTTGACGACAGCGGTGACATCAACCTGGGCTACGACCTGAAAATGTGGTACTCAGATGGAGGAAATAATCATATCACTGAGGTTGTGGCTGAATACAACCTAAACACCAACAACTTCACTTACACCAATGTGAGCACCCATCACTTCCAGGACCTGAAG GACATCATCTCCAAGTGCTCCAATAGCTGCGTCCCTGGAGAGTTCAAAAAAACAGCCGAAGGTCAACACACCTGTTGTTATGAGTGCATCAACTGTACTGCGAACTACTACTCGAATAAAACAG ATATGGATCAGTGTCTGAGCTGTGACATAAGCAGAGAGTGGTCAGCAGAGGGCAGCTCCAGCTGCACCCCCAAAGTCGTGCTCTTCTTCTCCTGGCAGGACAGATTTGCTGTGGTGCTCCTGACCTTTTCTGCCCTGGGCATCCTCCTGGCTGTGATGGTGTCAGCTCTGTTTTTACATCAGCGCGACACTCCTGTAGTGAAGGCTGCCGGAGGGCCACTGAGCCAGGTCATCCTATTCTCTCTGGTCATCGGTTACATCAGCGCCGTGCTGTTTGTCGGTCGGCCCAACAGTTTCCAGTGTAAGGCTCGACAGGTGCTCTTCGGTATCAGCTTCACTCTGTGCGTCTCCTGCATCCTGGTCAAGACCCTGCAGATCCTGCTGGCCTTCCAGTTCAACCCTGCACTGCAGGAGGTTCTGCGGAGGCTCTTCAAGCCTTACGTCATGGCCAGCCTCTGTGTGGCCTTGCAGGTGATTACTTGTATCTGCTGGCTAGTCCTCAAGAGCCCATTTCATCAAATCGTCATGCAACCAACCACTTTGCTGGAGGAGTGTCACGAGGGCTCATATTTGGCCTTCGGGGTGATGTTGGGCTACATAGCTTTCCtagcgtttgtgtgtttgatctgtGCCTTCAAAGGCCGCAAACTTCCCCAGTTCTACAATGAGGCAAAGTTCATCACCTTCAGTATGCTGCTCTACCTTATCTCCTGGATGCTCTTTGTTCCTGTCTACGTTACCACCTCAGGAGTTTACCTTTCGGCTGTGGAGATGGTGGTCATTCTCATGTCCAACTACGGCATCCTCAGCTGCCATTTCTTACCAAAGTGCTACGTTATCATTTTCAGGAAGGAACAAAACACCACGAGTGCTTTCAGAAACAATGTGTATGAATATTCCAGCAAAACCTCTGAATCTATCTCCGTATCTGGGAGTTCAGTGTCAGAGAAACAGTCTATCGGTCGGGACTTCATCTGTGCTCTGCCACTCTCTCTACCTGCAGCTGGTTACCTCGAATATGGAGTCGTGACAAATGGAATAAGCTGCACAAGTTTACACAGAGGTCCAGCAACACAACACTTCCTCAGAAGAAGCAGCATATAA